TCCAGCAGCGAAGGCGGTCGCGCCTTCATAGTGGACGTCCAGGCAGGCGATCATGTTGCGGCCGAGACTTCAGGTTTGTATCAGTTGTTGCCCTGGATATAGGGCTGTCGGTTTTGCCGGCCACGCTCCAAGCCGCGCTTGAAGCCTTTTATAAAGGCAGGAGTGAGCAGGGCACAGAAGAGAATGAGGAAGGCAAGGGAAATGTAACCGATGACAAGTCCGGCGGTGGCCAGGCCGGAGCCTTTGAGTTTGGGATTTCGACGTAGTTCAGCCTTGGCGAGGTGGCCACAGATGATTCCGGGAAGCCAACCGATGCAGATTACGAAACTGGAAAGCGAGCAGACGAGTGAGGCGATGGCAAGGCCGGAAGTTTTTTCGACAACCGGCGTTACGTTGGGCGGTGGGGGCGGGTTGTAGGATGATGAGTCAGCCCTGCGGAGACCGGGGGCAGACGGAGGAGGTGCCGTGGACGTGCCCGCGGGTATATTGGGAACGATCAAAGGAGTCTGGCAGGAGGGGCAGGTAACGGAGGTGCCGACCTGAGTCGTGTCTGACAAAATATTTTGGCCGCAGTTGGAACAGGCAAATTTAAATTCACTCATGGTAAAAAGGTTGATTGGTGTTAACCCAATGCGGGAATATGGGCAAGGCTAATGGAGGGGGAAATTTAGCTGGCTCCATGGCAGGGTCAATCCCACCAGAGAGTTACTTTTTTGCCTTGCTCGACTTCGCGTTTGAGGATTTCGATGCCGTAGTTTTCATCTTCGAAATCGACACCTTCGATGAGCTTTTGAGTTTCGGGAGCTATGGGCTGGCCGCTTTCTTCAGCGAGTTCGAGCAGTTCCGCCATGCAACCGGTCCCTTGATCGACGAGGTCGGGACAGAATTCGTAGAGTTCCCTGGCAAAAGCATCCTGATCCTTTGGCAGGGTGTCGAAT
This DNA window, taken from Pedosphaera parvula Ellin514, encodes the following:
- a CDS encoding DUF4253 domain-containing protein, encoding MAEARNQDPFALIREAQTNGANFDLDTDAIIARLTQWQSLCSFRVVRAEYDTVEIEFDTLPKDQDAFARELYEFCPDLVDQGTGCMAELLELAEESGQPIAPETQKLIEGVDFEDENYGIEILKREVEQGKKVTLWWD
- a CDS encoding DUF4190 domain-containing protein, with translation MSEFKFACSNCGQNILSDTTQVGTSVTCPSCQTPLIVPNIPAGTSTAPPPSAPGLRRADSSSYNPPPPPNVTPVVEKTSGLAIASLVCSLSSFVICIGWLPGIICGHLAKAELRRNPKLKGSGLATAGLVIGYISLAFLILFCALLTPAFIKGFKRGLERGRQNRQPYIQGNN